The proteins below are encoded in one region of Saccopteryx leptura isolate mSacLep1 chromosome 1, mSacLep1_pri_phased_curated, whole genome shotgun sequence:
- the LOC136382932 gene encoding solute carrier family 22 member 20 isoform X2: MAFTDLLDVLGGVGRFQLVYTALLLLPCGLLACHNFLQNFTAAVPLHHCQGAAAHAAAAGNSSRAWLRATIPLDELGVPEPCQRFTEPQWALLSPNASVHGAATESCKDGWVYDHSVFPSTIVMEWDLVCEARTLRDLAQSIYMAGVLVGAAVFGSLADRLGRKAPLVWSYLQLAVTGAATAYFSSFSAYCVFRFLMGMTFSGIILNSLSLVVEWMPTRGRTVAGVLLGFSFTLGQLILAGAAYLIRPWRWLQFAVSVPFLVFFLYSWWLPESSRWLLLHGKSQLAVQSLRKVAAVNRRQEEGARLTQEVVSSYIQSEFTSIRTSNSVLDLFRTPAIRKVTCCLMVVWFSNSLAYYGLVMDLQKFGLSVYLVQVLFGVIDIPAMLVATATMIYVGRRATVASFLLLAGLMVISNMFVPEDLQALRTVQAALGKGCLASSFICIYLFTGELYPTEIRWGWASPQSTPALGAWQRPWSPWSGNSAPSCHLWPLGPPRSWLGWLSASWLRPAMHPWWRPLR, translated from the exons ATGGCCTTCACGGACCTGCTGGACGTGCTGGGTGGCGTGGGCCGCTTCCAGCTCGTCTACAcggccctgctgctgctgccctgcGGCCTGCTGGCCTGCCACAATTTCCTGCAGAACTTCACGGCCGCCGTGCCCCTCCACCACTGCCAGGGTGCTGCCGCACACGCTGCAGCCGCCGGCAACAGCTCCAGGGCCTGGCTGAGGGCCACCATACCCTTGGACGAGCTCGGGGTCCCTGAGCCGTGCCAGCGCTTCACGGAGCCTCAGTGGGCCCTCCTGAGCCCTAACGCCTCGGTCCACGGGGCAGCCACGGAGAGCTGCAAGGATGGCTGGGTCTATGACCACAGCGTGTTCCCGTCCACCATTGTGATGGAG TGGGATCTGGTGTGTGAGGCCCGCACCCTCCGCGACCTGGCTCAGTCTATCTACATGGCTGGGGTGCTGGTGGGCGCTGCTGTGTTTGGCAGCCTCGCAGACAG GCTGGGCCGCAAGGCCCCCCTGGTCTGGTCGTACCTGCAGCTGGCAGTTACAGGAGCCGCCACAGCCTACTTCAGCTCCTTCAGTGCTTACTGCGTCTTCCGCTTCCTGATGGGCATGACCTTCTCTGGCATCATCCTCAACTCCCTCTCTCTGG TTGTGGAGTGGATGCCCACCCGGGGCCGGACCGTGGCAGGTGTCCTGCTGGGGTTCTCCTTCACCCTGGGTCAGCTCATCCTGGCCGGAGCTGCGTACCTGATCCGCCCCTGGCGGTGGCTGCAGTTTGCTGTCTCTGttcctttccttgtctttttcctcTATTCTTG GTGGCTGCCAGAATCCTCCCGATGGCTCCTCCTCCATGGCAAATCCCAGCTGGCTGTGCAGAGCCTGCGGAAGGTGGCTGCGGTGAACCGGAGACAGGAGGAAGGGGCCAGGCTGACTCAGGAG GTGGTGAGCTCCTACATCCAGAGTGAGTTTACAAGCATCCGCACCTCCAACTCGGTCTTGGACCTCTTCCGAACCCCGGCTATCCGCAAGGTCACATGCTGTCTCATGGTAGTCTG GTTCTCCAACTCCCTGGCTTACTACGGCCTGGTCATGGACCTGCAGAAGTTTGGCCTCAGCGTATACCTAGTGCAGGTCCTGTTCGGGGTCATAGACATCCCGGCCATGCTGGTGGCCACCGCCACCATGATTTATGTGGGCCGCCGAGCCACCgtggcctccttcctcctcctggctGGGCTCATGGTGATCTCCAACATGTTTGTGCCAGAAG ATCTGCAGGCCCTGCGCACGGTCCAGGCAGCGCTGGGCAAAGGCTGTCTGGCCAGTTCCTTCATCTGCATATACCTGTTCACGGGCGAGCTGTACCCCACGGAGATCAG ATGGGGATGGGCTTCGCCTCAGTCAACGCCCGCCTTGGGGGCCTGGCAGCGCCCCTGGTCACCATGGTCGGGGAATTCAGCACCATCCTGCCACCTATGGCCTTTGGGGCCACCTCGATCCTGGCTGGGCTGGCTGTCTGCTTCTTGGCTGAGACCCGCAATGCACCCCTGGTGGAGACCATTGAGGTGA
- the LOC136382932 gene encoding solute carrier family 22 member 20 isoform X1, with the protein MAFTDLLDVLGGVGRFQLVYTALLLLPCGLLACHNFLQNFTAAVPLHHCQGAAAHAAAAGNSSRAWLRATIPLDELGVPEPCQRFTEPQWALLSPNASVHGAATESCKDGWVYDHSVFPSTIVMEWDLVCEARTLRDLAQSIYMAGVLVGAAVFGSLADRLGRKAPLVWSYLQLAVTGAATAYFSSFSAYCVFRFLMGMTFSGIILNSLSLVVEWMPTRGRTVAGVLLGFSFTLGQLILAGAAYLIRPWRWLQFAVSVPFLVFFLYSWWLPESSRWLLLHGKSQLAVQSLRKVAAVNRRQEEGARLTQEVVSSYIQSEFTSIRTSNSVLDLFRTPAIRKVTCCLMVVWFSNSLAYYGLVMDLQKFGLSVYLVQVLFGVIDIPAMLVATATMIYVGRRATVASFLLLAGLMVISNMFVPEDLQALRTVQAALGKGCLASSFICIYLFTGELYPTEIRQMGMGFASVNARLGGLAAPLVTMVGEFSTILPPMAFGATSILAGLAVCFLAETRNAPLVETIEVMERRAKEGLPKKDAEGKSEEISLQQLGASPLVETI; encoded by the exons ATGGCCTTCACGGACCTGCTGGACGTGCTGGGTGGCGTGGGCCGCTTCCAGCTCGTCTACAcggccctgctgctgctgccctgcGGCCTGCTGGCCTGCCACAATTTCCTGCAGAACTTCACGGCCGCCGTGCCCCTCCACCACTGCCAGGGTGCTGCCGCACACGCTGCAGCCGCCGGCAACAGCTCCAGGGCCTGGCTGAGGGCCACCATACCCTTGGACGAGCTCGGGGTCCCTGAGCCGTGCCAGCGCTTCACGGAGCCTCAGTGGGCCCTCCTGAGCCCTAACGCCTCGGTCCACGGGGCAGCCACGGAGAGCTGCAAGGATGGCTGGGTCTATGACCACAGCGTGTTCCCGTCCACCATTGTGATGGAG TGGGATCTGGTGTGTGAGGCCCGCACCCTCCGCGACCTGGCTCAGTCTATCTACATGGCTGGGGTGCTGGTGGGCGCTGCTGTGTTTGGCAGCCTCGCAGACAG GCTGGGCCGCAAGGCCCCCCTGGTCTGGTCGTACCTGCAGCTGGCAGTTACAGGAGCCGCCACAGCCTACTTCAGCTCCTTCAGTGCTTACTGCGTCTTCCGCTTCCTGATGGGCATGACCTTCTCTGGCATCATCCTCAACTCCCTCTCTCTGG TTGTGGAGTGGATGCCCACCCGGGGCCGGACCGTGGCAGGTGTCCTGCTGGGGTTCTCCTTCACCCTGGGTCAGCTCATCCTGGCCGGAGCTGCGTACCTGATCCGCCCCTGGCGGTGGCTGCAGTTTGCTGTCTCTGttcctttccttgtctttttcctcTATTCTTG GTGGCTGCCAGAATCCTCCCGATGGCTCCTCCTCCATGGCAAATCCCAGCTGGCTGTGCAGAGCCTGCGGAAGGTGGCTGCGGTGAACCGGAGACAGGAGGAAGGGGCCAGGCTGACTCAGGAG GTGGTGAGCTCCTACATCCAGAGTGAGTTTACAAGCATCCGCACCTCCAACTCGGTCTTGGACCTCTTCCGAACCCCGGCTATCCGCAAGGTCACATGCTGTCTCATGGTAGTCTG GTTCTCCAACTCCCTGGCTTACTACGGCCTGGTCATGGACCTGCAGAAGTTTGGCCTCAGCGTATACCTAGTGCAGGTCCTGTTCGGGGTCATAGACATCCCGGCCATGCTGGTGGCCACCGCCACCATGATTTATGTGGGCCGCCGAGCCACCgtggcctccttcctcctcctggctGGGCTCATGGTGATCTCCAACATGTTTGTGCCAGAAG ATCTGCAGGCCCTGCGCACGGTCCAGGCAGCGCTGGGCAAAGGCTGTCTGGCCAGTTCCTTCATCTGCATATACCTGTTCACGGGCGAGCTGTACCCCACGGAGATCAG GCAGATGGGGATGGGCTTCGCCTCAGTCAACGCCCGCCTTGGGGGCCTGGCAGCGCCCCTGGTCACCATGGTCGGGGAATTCAGCACCATCCTGCCACCTATGGCCTTTGGGGCCACCTCGATCCTGGCTGGGCTGGCTGTCTGCTTCTTGGCTGAGACCCGCAATGCACCCCTGGTGGAGACCATTGAGGTGATGGAGAGGAG
- the LOC136382932 gene encoding solute carrier family 22 member 20 isoform X3 → MAFTDLLDVLGGVGRFQLVYTALLLLPCGLLACHNFLQNFTAAVPLHHCQGAAAHAAAAGNSSRAWLRATIPLDELGVPEPCQRFTEPQWALLSPNASVHGAATESCKDGWVYDHSVFPSTIVMEWDLVCEARTLRDLAQSIYMAGVLVGAAVFGSLADRLGRKAPLVWSYLQLAVTGAATAYFSSFSAYCVFRFLMGMTFSGIILNSLSLVVEWMPTRGRTVAGVLLGFSFTLGQLILAGAAYLIRPWRWLQFAVSVPFLVFFLYSWWLPESSRWLLLHGKSQLAVQSLRKVAAVNRRQEEGARLTQEVVSSYIQSEFTSIRTSNSVLDLFRTPAIRKVTCCLMVVWFSNSLAYYGLVMDLQKFGLSVYLVQVLFGVIDIPAMLVATATMIYVGRRATVASFLLLAGLMVISNMFVPEDLQALRTVQAALGKGCLASSFICIYLFTGELYPTEIRAKEGLPKKDAEGKSEEISLQQLGASPLVETI, encoded by the exons ATGGCCTTCACGGACCTGCTGGACGTGCTGGGTGGCGTGGGCCGCTTCCAGCTCGTCTACAcggccctgctgctgctgccctgcGGCCTGCTGGCCTGCCACAATTTCCTGCAGAACTTCACGGCCGCCGTGCCCCTCCACCACTGCCAGGGTGCTGCCGCACACGCTGCAGCCGCCGGCAACAGCTCCAGGGCCTGGCTGAGGGCCACCATACCCTTGGACGAGCTCGGGGTCCCTGAGCCGTGCCAGCGCTTCACGGAGCCTCAGTGGGCCCTCCTGAGCCCTAACGCCTCGGTCCACGGGGCAGCCACGGAGAGCTGCAAGGATGGCTGGGTCTATGACCACAGCGTGTTCCCGTCCACCATTGTGATGGAG TGGGATCTGGTGTGTGAGGCCCGCACCCTCCGCGACCTGGCTCAGTCTATCTACATGGCTGGGGTGCTGGTGGGCGCTGCTGTGTTTGGCAGCCTCGCAGACAG GCTGGGCCGCAAGGCCCCCCTGGTCTGGTCGTACCTGCAGCTGGCAGTTACAGGAGCCGCCACAGCCTACTTCAGCTCCTTCAGTGCTTACTGCGTCTTCCGCTTCCTGATGGGCATGACCTTCTCTGGCATCATCCTCAACTCCCTCTCTCTGG TTGTGGAGTGGATGCCCACCCGGGGCCGGACCGTGGCAGGTGTCCTGCTGGGGTTCTCCTTCACCCTGGGTCAGCTCATCCTGGCCGGAGCTGCGTACCTGATCCGCCCCTGGCGGTGGCTGCAGTTTGCTGTCTCTGttcctttccttgtctttttcctcTATTCTTG GTGGCTGCCAGAATCCTCCCGATGGCTCCTCCTCCATGGCAAATCCCAGCTGGCTGTGCAGAGCCTGCGGAAGGTGGCTGCGGTGAACCGGAGACAGGAGGAAGGGGCCAGGCTGACTCAGGAG GTGGTGAGCTCCTACATCCAGAGTGAGTTTACAAGCATCCGCACCTCCAACTCGGTCTTGGACCTCTTCCGAACCCCGGCTATCCGCAAGGTCACATGCTGTCTCATGGTAGTCTG GTTCTCCAACTCCCTGGCTTACTACGGCCTGGTCATGGACCTGCAGAAGTTTGGCCTCAGCGTATACCTAGTGCAGGTCCTGTTCGGGGTCATAGACATCCCGGCCATGCTGGTGGCCACCGCCACCATGATTTATGTGGGCCGCCGAGCCACCgtggcctccttcctcctcctggctGGGCTCATGGTGATCTCCAACATGTTTGTGCCAGAAG ATCTGCAGGCCCTGCGCACGGTCCAGGCAGCGCTGGGCAAAGGCTGTCTGGCCAGTTCCTTCATCTGCATATACCTGTTCACGGGCGAGCTGTACCCCACGGAGATCAG